A window from Candidatus Eisenbacteria bacterium encodes these proteins:
- a CDS encoding aminopeptidase P family protein, translated as MLTSRHRARLIRARALLRSAQLDALLVCPSADLEYLTGHAFTMRERPHFLVITPTRVAMLAPGLEAEAAGRALRPIPVWGWADGESPMRLLRARVPRLRRVAVNPLMRSDWLLALAETTPRLRVGSGAPMLEHLRSCKEPSEVRALREAALQADKVMGEVRARLKPGVTEESVAQYILRRFVALGAVAPWALVASGPNGAMPHHDFSDRKLRRGDVIIVDLGACFHGYQSDITRTFFLGRPEPEAVKVYDVVLAAQSAGRAAVRAGATGRAADRAARTVIEKAGYGKYFIHRLGHGLGMEIHEAPYLSQDNVDPLPEGSVVTVEPGIYIPGRFGIRLEDVVVAGRSGARTLTTYPLDRRQL; from the coding sequence ATCTCACGGGCCACGCGTTCACCATGCGCGAGCGGCCGCATTTCCTGGTCATCACGCCGACGCGCGTGGCCATGCTGGCGCCCGGGCTGGAGGCCGAGGCCGCCGGTCGGGCCCTCCGGCCGATCCCCGTGTGGGGCTGGGCCGACGGCGAAAGTCCCATGCGCCTGCTCCGCGCCCGCGTGCCGCGGCTGCGCCGCGTGGCGGTGAACCCTTTGATGCGCTCCGACTGGCTGCTGGCTCTCGCCGAGACCACTCCGCGCCTGCGGGTCGGCTCCGGGGCCCCGATGCTGGAGCACCTGCGCTCCTGCAAGGAGCCCTCCGAGGTGCGCGCCCTGCGCGAGGCCGCGCTGCAGGCCGACAAGGTCATGGGCGAGGTGCGTGCGCGGCTCAAGCCGGGAGTGACCGAGGAATCGGTGGCGCAGTACATCCTGCGCCGCTTCGTGGCCCTGGGAGCGGTTGCGCCCTGGGCGCTGGTGGCCTCCGGGCCCAACGGGGCCATGCCCCACCACGACTTCAGCGACCGCAAGCTGCGCCGCGGCGACGTGATCATCGTGGACCTCGGAGCCTGCTTCCACGGGTACCAGTCGGACATCACCCGGACCTTCTTCCTCGGCAGGCCCGAACCGGAGGCGGTGAAGGTCTATGACGTGGTGCTCGCCGCGCAGTCGGCCGGCCGCGCCGCGGTGCGCGCCGGCGCCACCGGCCGCGCCGCCGACCGGGCCGCCCGAACTGTCATCGAGAAGGCCGGTTACGGCAAGTACTTCATCCACCGTCTGGGCCACGGACTGGGCATGGAGATCCACGAGGCGCCGTACCTGAGCCAGGACAACGTGGATCCGCTGCCCGAAGGCTCGGTGGTCACGGTGGAACCGGGGATCTACATTCCTGGCCGCTTCGGAATCCGGCTCGAGGACGTGGTGGTGGCGGGTCGCTCCGGCGCCCGCACCCTCACCACCTACCCGCTGGACCGCCGGCAGCTGTGA